ATCCGCGCGTCTGGGCCAGATGCGCCCGATGACCGACCAGCCCTGGACCGCCTCAATTATCACGCTTTATCCCGACGCCATGCCGGGCATTCTGGGCGCGGGCGTGCTTGGTCGCGGATTGCAGGCAGGCCATTGGGCGCTGGAGACGGTCAATCCGCGCGATTTTGCCGACGACAAACACAGCACCGTGGATGACACGCCCGCTGGCGGCGGTCCGGGCATGGTGATGCGCGCCGACATCCTTGCCAAAACCATCGACAGTCTGGGTCAGGATACGCGGCCACGGCTGGTCATGTCGCCGCGGGGGCGCCCCTTCACCCAGGCCTTTGCCCACGACCTGTCACGCGGCAACGGGGCGGTGTTTGTGTGCGGCCGGTTCGAGGGGATCGACCAGCGGGTGATCGACGGTCGCGCGCTGGAGGAAGTGTCTATCGGCGACTTCGTTCTGGCCGGCGGGGAAATTGCGGCGGCGGCGATGA
This genomic stretch from Parvularcula sp. LCG005 harbors:
- the trmD gene encoding tRNA (guanosine(37)-N1)-methyltransferase TrmD — protein: MTDQPWTASIITLYPDAMPGILGAGVLGRGLQAGHWALETVNPRDFADDKHSTVDDTPAGGGPGMVMRADILAKTIDSLGQDTRPRLVMSPRGRPFTQAFAHDLSRGNGAVFVCGRFEGIDQRVIDGRALEEVSIGDFVLAGGEIAAAAMIEACVRLIPGVLGAPSSREDESFEQGLLEYPQYTRPREFEGRAIPEILLSGDHGKIAAWRREEALKLTRARRPDLYEAWVQSGDYKKDDQSS